TGGAAGAAGTGGATTTTCCGCTGATAGTGACTAACCAAATCTTCAAAAACGGAGATCAAATCAAGGGGGTGCTTTAACTGGTAAGTAATGATTTGACTGCAGATGGGGTTACAACAGGAAAATGTCTATTACAGCATTGTCTGCTTAGTTAAACCTTACCTCAGTATTCATAACTTTTTAATCCATCTAAAGAAATCTTAATTTGAGCTTAAGCTGCCCTTTATCTGGCTATTATACTTTTGGATCAACAATCAATGTTTAACCAAAATCTATAAAGCCATGAAAAAGTTTGTTAGTATCATAGCAGGATTTGTCTTCATTGCAGGTAGAACCTTTGCACAACCTCCTGTCCCCCCACAACCGCCAGTGCAACGGGAGTTGCAGTCTATGATAGCACAGGAAGGCACCCTGACCGAATGGATAACCAATGAGGATTACCTCTATGAGGGATTTTATCTGCAAACCTCACAGGAGAAAATCCCTGTAAAGTTTCCTCCGCATTTGGGCAGCCAGATTACCAGTCAGCTGAAAGTGGGAAACAAAATACGGGTCAATGGCCTATCCGAAATTTCGCCAGCAGGAATAAAAGAATTCCGGATGATGGATGTAAGCGTCAATGGACATACCATTTACGATACCCCTCCACAGATGGCAGCTCCAGTTGTCGAAAAGTTTACAACCGGAAAAGAAAATATTGTCAGTGTTCAGAAGAACAGAGAAGGCGATATGGTGGGACTAGTCCTTTCCCATAAAATGATATTACGCATTCCGCCTCATCTGCTTCGACAATTGGCGGCTAGTGTACAACCAGGCGGAGTAGTCGAATTTACCGGACTAATCAACAACCGCCAAGTTGGAGAAGCGGTGGCTGATGCCTATATGGTAGTACATTGCCAAACAATTACTCTCAACGGAACTTCGTATATAACCCGCTAAAGCAGAGTACGGGAAATAGGTTCTCTTATGAAATTTGTTTTGTGCCGTCCTGATGGTAGAAGGTATTCAAAGTTCCTTTGAACCGGCAGAGATCCTTCTACCTATCCCTTTCTTTTTCACCAAACATACCCTTTTCGATGAAAAGTATAATCACGATAGCTTTGCTCATTCTGTCCAATGCCTTTATGACACTGGCCTGGTATGGACACCTTAAATTCTTTGACAAAACCCAGACAACTCCATCCAAATTTGCACTCATTGTGCTATCCAGTTGGGGACTCGCCTTTTTTGAGTATTGTTTTCAGGTGCCTGCCAACCGGATAGGATACGAACAAAATGGAGGCCCCTTCTCTTTATTGCAGTTAAAAGTAATTCAGGAAGTGATTTCGCTTACTGTTTTTATGGTTTTTGCCATGACTGTATTTAAAAACACAAAGTTCTCTTATAACCATCTGATAGGGCTTGGCCTGTTGGTTCTATCTGTATATTTCATTTTCAGAAAGGGTTAGTCACATGGTAGACGAAAAGCACATAAAGTCCAGTTCACAAAAAGGGCTTGACTATCTGAATTTCTTTCTGGCTGATGTACGGGCAGGTATAGGTCCATACCTGAGTATTTATCTGCTATCCATACATCACTGGAGCTTAAAAGATATTGGTATTGTCAGTTCCGTGGGTTCACTTGCAGGTGTACTGGCTCAGACCCCGGCCGGAGCGCTGGTAGACAGACTGGCTAGTAAACACTCCATTATTGTGATTGCCAGCCTGATGATTGGAGGCTCCGTTGTATGGATGCTCCTTGACCCTATCCCTGCATATGTAGTAATCTCACAACTGATTATAGGAATAGCGGCAGCGTTTCTCGCACCAGCTGTTGCATCGCTAACCTTGGGAATTTTTGGATACGCTGCACTGGAAAAGCGCATGGGTAGAAACGAAACATTCAATCATGCAGGCAATGTTGTGGCCGCATGCTTATCCGGATTTCTTGGATATTTCTTTCATATCAAGGCAGTATTTGTCTTAATCGTTTTTATGTGTGTGGCCAGTATCTGCTCACTAAAGCTGATTGATAAAACACAAGTTGACAGCCAATTGGCACGAGGATACGTGACTAATTCAATGATGAATAGCTCAACGGTGAATAGTTCAGGACTGGCAGATAAAAATAATCTGCCAGTCCTTCTTCAAAACAAACAGCTAGTAATTTTTACTCTGTGCTGTCTGATTTACCATTTTTCCAATGCGGCTATGTTACCTCTGGCAGGTCAATATATTGTGATTGCAAATAAAGTAGATGCTTCTGTTTATATGTCTGCCTGTATTGTTATTGCCCAGCTGGTAATGGTCCCTGTTGCTTTCTGGTGTGGCAAAGAGGCTAAAAAGGGTAGAAAACCGTTACTCTTTCTCTGCTTTTTGATTTTACCTTTCAGAGGCTTTTTATATCTACTAAGCAGCAATCCCTTCTATATAGTTTCTATTCAGGTACTGGACGGAGTATCTGCCGGGATCTTTGGGGTAGTATCTATACTCATCTTGTCCGATCTGACAAAAGGGACAGGTCATTTTAATCTGGTTAACGGACTCGTCGCTACAGCTATCGGACTTGGCGCATCGATGAGTAACCTGACAGGTAACTGGCTGGCAGAATCATACTCGTTTCCTGTAGCCTTTCTATGTCTGGCAAGTATTGCCTTACTCCCTGTTCTTTTATCGATTTTCTTTTTCAAAGAAAGTTATTCTGAAGATAACCTTTTCTCTATTCAGTCAATAGTATGAACATACTGACGTCTTCTACGATAAAAGTGATTATTTTTAGCGTAGTAATTTTAGGCCTGATCACACTAGATCCTATGCTGATTGACATTCCACCACATAGTAGAAATATAATCTGGTTGATTTTTCTTGTATCTGGTCTGCTGTTGCTTCTGCATTA
This DNA window, taken from Xanthocytophaga agilis, encodes the following:
- a CDS encoding DMT family protein, producing MKSIITIALLILSNAFMTLAWYGHLKFFDKTQTTPSKFALIVLSSWGLAFFEYCFQVPANRIGYEQNGGPFSLLQLKVIQEVISLTVFMVFAMTVFKNTKFSYNHLIGLGLLVLSVYFIFRKG
- a CDS encoding MFS transporter → MVDEKHIKSSSQKGLDYLNFFLADVRAGIGPYLSIYLLSIHHWSLKDIGIVSSVGSLAGVLAQTPAGALVDRLASKHSIIVIASLMIGGSVVWMLLDPIPAYVVISQLIIGIAAAFLAPAVASLTLGIFGYAALEKRMGRNETFNHAGNVVAACLSGFLGYFFHIKAVFVLIVFMCVASICSLKLIDKTQVDSQLARGYVTNSMMNSSTVNSSGLADKNNLPVLLQNKQLVIFTLCCLIYHFSNAAMLPLAGQYIVIANKVDASVYMSACIVIAQLVMVPVAFWCGKEAKKGRKPLLFLCFLILPFRGFLYLLSSNPFYIVSIQVLDGVSAGIFGVVSILILSDLTKGTGHFNLVNGLVATAIGLGASMSNLTGNWLAESYSFPVAFLCLASIALLPVLLSIFFFKESYSEDNLFSIQSIV